The Lolium rigidum isolate FL_2022 chromosome 2, APGP_CSIRO_Lrig_0.1, whole genome shotgun sequence genomic interval TGCAGGGTATCGCTGGTGTACTTGCTGAGcagctccttcttcttcttctctagcaCCATCCGCTCGATTTCCTTCTCATCAGGAAGAGGCACATGCGCGATAAACTCCCTGCCAGCCTCTTCGCCCCTCTCCCTTtccatcttctcctcctccagcctcctctcctcctcaacctcctcctccacctcctcaatCAGCACCTCCCTAGCAGTCTCCCCACCACGCCCACCTGCCGCAGCCACCTCGCCACTCACCACATTCTTCATGGCCTCCCGGCGCACCTTCTCCACACGGTGCCACTCCGTGACAACCTCGTCCCTCATGCGCTTCTCGGCAGCGGCCTCAAGGGGCTCAAGCACGCCGTCCTCATCGTCATAGTATCCGTAGTACCCGGCGTTGATGCGCTTGTGGATTTCGTAGCGGGTGCGGCGCTTGCGGACCTCAGGTGGCTTGTCGAACAGCTCGCGGACGCCGGGGAGCTTCTTGGCCGCGCCGAAGTAGCGGTAGCCCGGTCCGCGGCCGGAGGGGTTGGGGATGGCGACGATGTTGCCGTCGAGGTCGGTCATGAGCGCGGCGTTGGAGCTGCGGGAGTAGTCGCGGCCGCCGAGCTCGAGGATGCGGCGCTCCCAGTGGCCGCGCTCGCGGAGGAGCTTGTTGATCTCGTCGTTGAGGTCCCGCAGGCGGTGCTCGCCGAGGCCCTCGTTCTGGATCTCGGCGACCTTGACGCCGATCTCGCGCAGGATCTCGCCGCGCCAGCGGTCGGCGTCGGCGAGGTCCCGGCACTCGGAGGCGAGGTAGGGCCGGCGCTCCCGGGGCTTGCGCTTCTCATCCTGCTTCATCGTGATGAAGCGATTCAGCATGGACTGCGCCTTCTCCTCGTTACGAGCCATGGCGGCCGGTGgtgcggaggcggccggcggcggcggcggcggcggcggcgaggttcgTGAGCTTGGGGAAGgcgagggtttggggagaggggaggcGGGCGAGTTCGATTGAGATTTGCGGGTTGGGTTAGCCGGTCGGGCAGTCGGGTTCCTGGTCGGTTTGGCGTGCGACGAGGATTCGATCGCTCGACGCGCCAGATTAGTGGATTGCAAAATTTAGTTTTCGTTTTGACTTAAAATAAATAGTTTTCGTTTTCAGAAACATGAAAAATTCATGCATTTCAAATGCGTAACAAAACATAAACCAAATAATTCAGCTGTTGGTTTACTCCCATTTTCTTCTTTGCgaaacacttttttttttgaacaggtagAGGAGTCTCGAACGACCCGAACACTGCATCTATACGGTAGTTGGTGGAGTACAATTTACATGAAGGACCTCTATAAAAACTAAAAGTATAGCTAGGCTCTTAAATTTTGCACCAAAGACCCtagataaaaaaatgaaaaaaagcaATCAAGCCCAGGTCTTCTTCTTGCTCCTTCTCCACCGGAATCTTGCTGCAGCAGCCGAGCACGGTCAAGCACTACACCACCAAGGACTAGGCCACTTGGAGTGCAGCAGCGGAGCACACCGCATCAGAGCTAGAGGACCTCCATTTCGACGCCAAGGCCTGGAGGTTGAACAGAACCTCTCACCAGCAGTAAAGCTTAACATTGCACACAAATGTTGCCGGCGACAAGGAAGGGAGTGGCTACCCTACAACCAATGGAGAGCTGCTGGACGGCTGCGGCCATTGAAGATGCTATTAAGGATGAACTCCTGAAAATCTTCAAGGATGCGGCCATGAAACCTGGCCCTTTAGTTTCAACACAAAGCAGAAGCCATCGATTCCCTCGTCGGCCATCACCATGATGGTATGTAGAAGGAAGCAACAACCATGTGGCTGCCAAAAATGAATCGCCCCCAAAAGATCTAGGAAACCGAGTCCCGCTTAACTTCTCCTCCCCAACCACCATGGCTAAGATAAGAAAGGCACGGGGAAGCAGCAACACACCAGATCAAAATTATTCAGCAAGAAGGAGATGGGGACATGGGAGAAAGTGTGGCTGAAGCTACCACTCGTTATGGAATCGGCATGGAGGTGCCATCATAAGATCTAGCAGCATCCACACTCCAACCTTTGACCTTGCTGCTACGCATAGGAGAAAGAGGAACCAGAGATAGAGAAGCCACAAATCTAGATCTTGCCGCCACTTTATTCGCCGgggaggaactaacaagaaacaaAACCTACCACTACTAAGAGTCAGACCTATCTCCCACTCATCGTCGGCAACCATGGCCGCCGGCAATGGGAGGAAGAGAGGCTGGCGGAGAGATTGAGGGAAGAGCTCAAGCGAACAAAGTCTCCACAGGGTTATTCTCTGGAAGGTGAGAGGCGGAACCGGCCAGACAGATTGATCCCTAAAACACATTGTATAAACACAAACTATTCAtatgtgtaagggtacattgcccctatgtgtggttttggtaattaatgacaacccctatggactaatgttttcattgagtttatatgaaggaatattccataggtactacttgttctccatgtgttggattcaagtatggatgccatgaagataaaggtataccttgtgtattggcatcaagatcatcggtttgaagatacatatgtgatatgatcaagaagaagaaataaagatggagttcttatgtggaactcaatattagccatgctctatcttaagtgagtatgagaagatacaaggttgatttgggcaagttcaagatgagcatctcaagtggatcacatgcttgaagcttgccgtctattggtgataatggacatgtgaagatgtacatctatggagctttcccatcatggtgtatgggggagcatttgtgagtcttcacaaagcaatattgatcaagtgaggcattccggcttgtgtagagcttgaagagttatcatcaagatcaagcgggatgcgcaagacaaaggtatgaccttgataggttttccttttaccggtctcaaggt includes:
- the LOC124693238 gene encoding pre-mRNA-splicing factor ISY1 homolog, translating into MARNEEKAQSMLNRFITMKQDEKRKPRERRPYLASECRDLADADRWRGEILREIGVKVAEIQNEGLGEHRLRDLNDEINKLLRERGHWERRILELGGRDYSRSSNAALMTDLDGNIVAIPNPSGRGPGYRYFGAAKKLPGVRELFDKPPEVRKRRTRYEIHKRINAGYYGYYDDEDGVLEPLEAAAEKRMRDEVVTEWHRVEKVRREAMKNVVSGEVAAAGGRGGETAREVLIEEVEEEVEEERRLEEEKMERERGEEAGREFIAHVPLPDEKEIERMVLEKKKKELLSKYTSDTLQGEQKEAKEMLNVQR